The Sulfurimonas sp. genome includes the window CTTTTCATGGTTATTTGAGTGGAAGGTATTATATTATTGCTAAACTTGAGAAACAGTATCTTTTACGAGTTATATTAGGCTTATTAGTTTTATTGATGTCCTCAGCATATCTGATTCCGAAATATCAAGTAGAAGGTGCAATAATATCTTTATTACTTTCAGAATTAATGGTAGTATTTATATCAGATATTTTTTATTTAAATAAAACAAAAGATATTTTAATGATAAAATTAAAAAGTTTATATTTATTTGTAAATTATAAATCATATGTAAGGAATAATAAATGAAGAATGTAGTTTTTTTAGACTTTGATGGAGTGTTATTTAATACCGTTAAAGAAGCGTATATAGTATCTATGATAGCTTTAAATAATGAAAATACAATCAATAATTTAAGTTTTAATTCTAATGAATATAAATTATTTTCAAAATTTAGATATTTAGTTTCTCCTGCTTGGAATTATAAATATATATTAAAATTAATAATAGAAGATAAAATTAATAATTTTGAATTAAATTATCGATGCTTAAAGAATAAAGCGAATAAAAATGAGTATATAAAATTTGAGGAATCGTATTTTAATACAAGAAAAAAGTTAAAAAATCTGTATTTTAAAAAATGGCTTAAATTAAATGAACCTTATAAATTTTTTGAATTGATAAAATCTTTTTTGATAAATTTGGCTGATAATTTTATCATTGTTACTACAAAAGATAAAGCAACAGTTTTAAAGTTATTAGAGTTAAATGGTATATATTTTAATTCAAAACACATATACGATAATAAAGATTTTGAAATTTTTAAGGATAAAGCTAATATAATAAAGGATATTATGAATATAGAAAATATAACAAAAGCTATTTTTGTAGATGATAATTTAGATCATTTATTGCTTTGTAAAAATATAAATAATTTAGATGTATATCAAGCTAACTGGGGTTATATTTCAGAAAAAGATTCTAATGCCGTTGATGAAAAAACCATTATAAGTAAAATTGAAAAATTAATAGGATAAATATGTTTAGTATTGAAAAAAGACTGTACGAACAGCTTTGCATTCTTAGAGATGAATATAAATTAGAAGGCATTAAAGCGGAGTTCGAAGCAGAGGGTTCTTCTTTTAGGGACTTAATGCGACTTAGAAGACTTACTTCTAAAGCTAATGTAAAGTTGTTTATAAAAATAGGTGGAGTAGAAGCAATTCGAGATATTAAAGATGCCTTAGAAATAGATGTGGATGGACTAATTGCTCCCATGGTAGAGAGTAAATTTGGAGCTAAAAAATTTTTTGATAGTTTAGAAAAAATATATGGTTCTCATAAAATTCATACAACGCTAAATCTTGAAACTAAAAATGCTATGAATCAGTTAGATGAAATTTTAGAATTTGCAAATGGGAAGTTTGATAATATCACAATTGGTCGTTCTGATTTAACTGCATCCTATTTTGATGATAATATAAAACCAGATAGTGAATTTACATTCAAACTTTTAAATGAAATTGGACAAAAAATTAAGGATAAACATTTAACTTTTACAGTAGGAGGAAGTGTTTCTTCCAAAACAATTAAAAAAATAGAGAATCAATATAAAGGTTTAATAGAACTAATATATAAATTAGAAACAAGAAAAGTAATTTTACCTATGAAGTCTTTTATTGAAAATAAAGAAGCAATTAAGGAAGCAATAAAATTTGAAGAATTGTATATTCTATCAAAAAAAGAGTTTTCCGATCTCCACATGGCTTCTGAAATAGCAAGATTAACTGAATTAAAGAGGAGAATGTAATGAATTTTGCACTAATAATACCTGCACAAGAAACAAATAAATATCATAAATTTGGTGACTTAGCTCCCTTTGGCGACACGACACTTTTAGAATGGAAAATATCTCAGTGCAAAGAGTTTGCTAAATCAAGTCAAATATATATTAGTTCTAGTAGTTCTATTATTAAAGATATTGCACTAAAGGAAGAAGTCAATTTTATAAAACGGCATATAAATTTAAAATATGAAGATATGATTAGTGAAACTATAAAAAATTTAAATGTTGAACATATAATATGGATTCACACTACATCTCCTTTTATGTGTTCTCAAATTTATTCAAAAATGTATGATAACTATCAAGATGAAAATTTAAATTCATTAGTATCTGTAGAAATAAAAAAAGAATATGTATTTTATAAAAATAAAAAGTTGAATTTTAAAGATAATTTTATATCCAGAAAAAGTATTGATCCTATATATATCGTGACAAATGGTTGTTTTATTATAAATAAAAATATTTTACAAGAGAATAAGAATTTAATTACAGTAGATACAACTTTTTTTGAAGTTGACTCTTTTGTTGCTACTGAAATAAAAGAACCAAGTGATTACATGATTGCTAAAGATATGATTTCAATTTATTTTAGGAAGGAATTGAATGTATAATATCCTTATTTCAGGAGGAGCTGGATTTATAGGCACAGCTTTAGCAAAAAAACTGTTGACTTTAAATTATAAAATAACAATTATTGATTTGGAAAATAAATTTTCTTCAATTCACAATGAATTTGATTCATATATTTTAGATATTATTGACTATAAAAATTTTGAGATATTAAAAGGCAAGAATTATGATATTATATTTCATCTTGCAGCTCAAACATCTAGTGTAATTTCCCAAGAAGAACCAACGCTAGATGTTGATACGAATGTAAAAGGAACATTAAATATTTGCAATTTTGCAAGAGAATGTAATGCAAAGAAAATAGTATTTGCTTCTTCTATGGCAACTTACGGTAATGTAGAAGGTAAAATTACAGAACAAAGCAAACAAATACCTTTGTCTAATTATGGTGTTTCAAAAGTTTCAGGAGAATATTATATAAATATGTATAACCAATTTGGCATTAAAAATACAATTTTTAGATTGTTTAATGTGTATGGTCCTGGTCAAGACATGTCAAATCTTAGGCAAGGTATGGCAAGTATTTTTATGGCTCAATCAATTACTTCGAATGAAATAAAAGTCACAGGCTCTTTTGATAGATATCGAGATTTTGTATATATAGATGATGTTGTTGAGGCAATAATCCTCGGTATAGATGAAAAAACAGATTCGTCAATTTACAATGTTGGTTCAGAAAAAGCTACAACAGTTGCAGAATTATTAGATTTAATTTTAGAAATAAACGATAAGCCAAAAGGTGATTTTAAAGTTATAAATATTGGTTCTCATGACGGAGATCAATTTGGGTCTATTTCTGATTCTAGTAAATTATTAGAATTAGGTTGGAAAGCAGACGTATCTTTATTGGTAGGTATGAAGAACATGTATATGTATGCAAAAAAAGTGCTACTATGAATATAGTGGCTTTATTAACAGGTAGAGGAAATAATACTTTAGCCAATAAAAATATTTTGCCAGTTTTAGGAAAACCACTTATTAGTTATCCTGCAAATGCAGCAAAAAAAGTAGATAAAATCAATCACTTTTATATAAGTAGTGATGATGAAAAAATTTTAAATGTTGCGGTTAATTTAGGGTATAAAAAAATATTGAGACCTAAATCACTTGCTTCAGCTTCTTCAAAACATATTGATGCAATTTTACATGCCGTAGAATATATGAAAATAAATGACAATATTATACCAGATATTCTAATAGTTTTTTTAGCAAATTCTGCTACAGTAAAAAGTGAATGGATAGAACAAGGAATTAATTATATTTTAAAAGATAATTCTATATCTGCAGTAGTTCCTGTTTATCAAGAACAAGATCATCATCCTTATCGTGCAAAACGATTAAATAAAGATGGAAGTTTAGATGCTTTTTTTGATTTTACAGATATTGAAGTATCTACAAACAGACAAGAGCTTGAGCCATGCTATTTTTTAGGACATAATTTTTGGGTATTGAATATGAAAAATTCTCTATATTCAAAAAATGGACAAAAACCATGGATTTTTTTAGGAAATAATATAAAACCAATTATTGTAAATGAATGTTTTGATGTGCATACATTAGAGGATATTAAAAAAAGTGAAATATGGTTAAAAAATATAAATGAAATATATTAATATATTATATGTCATAAATCAAAATGTAAGTTTATTTAATTTGTGTAGTAGTATTAATTCTAATATAAGAAAAAATTTTTTAATTTTATCTACAAATTTATTGTTTCATAATGAGATAGAATATATAAAAAAGAATACAACTGATAAGAATCTAAATTTTCAAATATTTTCTGATTATTTAAATGATGAAGAGATGGAGCTATGTGATATTAAGGCTAGTAGCACTTTTAACAAATATAATTTTAATAATTCAGTTTTTATGAAGACGAGTACATTAAATAAAAATATGATTGTGAAAGAAAAATTATTGAAAAAATATGATATTTCTCATATGTTTCATATTACGGGATTAGGAATATCAGAAAAAATATGGGGAGTAGAATTATCGAATTTATTAGATATTAATAATAAGGAGATTAAATTTAGATTTCAAATAATAAATTTTTTTTTGCTTAAAATAAAAAAAAATATTCATACAGAATATATTATGTTTGACAATAAAAAATACTTTTTTTTAGGAAATACAAATCGCTTAAATTTTGAAAAAAATATTGTAATTGTAGAAAAAAATTATAATTATATATTGTTCGTTTTTTTACTTAAAATTGGTCTCATAAAATCAGATTATTTTATAAGTACTATTCATAATTATAATGCTGGATTAGCAGATATTATATTAAAGAATAACAGTGGTAAATACTGCATTTGTATTGATGGTTTTAATCCAAGTAATATGCCAAAAACGTACCTAGATATGTTTCGTAGAAATAGTATATTTATAATAAGAGATTTTATAGATAAAAAATGGTTTGATAAATTTAGAAAGATATCATTAAAACCATTTTCTTTTTTCAAAAAAGAACTATTTCTTAAAACTTCTACACCTCAAATTAAAAATATTTTATTAATGTTGAATCATTCAGCTGATTGGAGTGCTCTTATTAATAGAAGTGATACTGATATTTTGATTGAGAGTTTCGTAATGCTATCAAAGAATTTTCCTAATTTGAAATTTGTAATTAGGACTCATCCGACAATGACTCATCCGCATCATGAAGGTGTAAATTCGATAAAAAGAATTAAAGAATATATAAAATATATAAATTTAAAAAATTTAACTGTTTCAAATAATACACTAGAAAAAGATATTAAGAAAAATGATTTATTTTTAAGTGAATATTCTAATGCTTTTGTTGATTGTTTAAAGCAAGGAAAACTAGGATTGATATTAAATTTTACGAATCGCAGAAATTTTATGAATGATTATCAAAAATTGGGCTTTTCGTATTTAGATGATTCTAATTGTTTAACAAGTAAAATTAGTGATTATATTAATAATATTCAAAAATATGTAATAAATCAAAATAAGGCAGTGTCAAATTATAATGAAAAGCAGATTATACTTCTTGAAGGAATAAAACAATGAAACAATTTATAAAATCATTAATACCACCAATTTTATTAAATACTGTACAAAAGATGAGAAACAATAAGTACGGCTGGAAAGGTAACTATATCACTTGGCAAGAAGCTCAAAATGATTCTACTGGCTATGATACAGATAAAATCTTACAGACTGTTAAAAACTCACTTTTAAAAGTGAAAAATGGTGATGCTGTTTATGAAAGAGATAGTGTGATATTTGATGAGATTCAATACTCTTGGCAACTTTTAACAGGACTTATGTTTTGTGCCGCTAAAATGGAGGGAGGGGGATTAAAGGTGCTTGATTTTGGTGGAAGTTTAGGAAGTACATATTACCAAAATAAAAAGTTTTTAGATAAGTTAGATGATGTTTCATGGGGAATTGTAGAGCAAAAACATTTTGTAGATATTGGTAAAAAAGAATTTGAAGATGAAAGATTAAAATTTTTTTATGATGTAAATGAATGTGTGAAAAAAGAAAAATCAAATATTTTGTTACTCTCTAGTGTACTACAGTATATAGAAAAACCTTATGAATTATTAGATGATATTTTAAAAAATGATTTTGAATATATATTGATAGATAGGACACCATTTACTAAATACATTGAAAAAATAAAACTTCAAATTGTACCAGAAACTATATATGAGGCTAGTTATCCTTGTAGGTTTTTTGATGAGTCTAAGTTTGTCAAATATTTTTCAGATGCTGGATATAATCTATTTGAAGAGTTTAATGCTTTAGATGGTGAAACAGATGAATATAAATTTAAAGGGATGATATTGGAAAAAGCAAGTGTTTAAAAAACTAAAACAATTATATATAAACGAACAATTTAATCCAAAAATAATAGGGCTGTTTATAAATCCATTTTATTTTGCTAGAAAAGGATTGTATCAAAATGTATCTAGCTTAGTTTCTAAACTAAATGGAAGGCTACTAGATGTTGGGTGTGGTACAAAACCTTATGAAAATATATGTGATAATGTAAATGAATATATTGGATTAGAAATAGATGATGAGGGGAATAGACAACATAAATTTGCTGATATTTTTTATGATGGAGAAACTATTCCTTTTGAAAATAAATATTTTGATAGTATTCTTTCAAATCAAGTTTTTGAGCATGTATTTAATCCAAATAAGTTCTTACGAGAGATAAATAGGGTTACAAAAATGGGAGGAGTATTTCTTATGACAGTTCCATTTGTTTGGGATGAACATGAACAGCCTTATGATTATGCTAGATATTCTTCTTTTGGTTTGAAGTATATTTTGAGTGAGAATGGATTTGAAATAGTTGAGCATAGAAAAAGTAATAATGGATTGGAAGTTATATTTCAACTTATCAATGATTATATATTTAAAGTTACAATGACTAAAAGTTTGTATATAAATATACTTTTAATGTTAATTTTAATGGCACCTGTAAATATAATAGGATTAATTTTATCAAAGATATTACCAAAAAATGATGACTTATATCTTGATAATATAGTATTGGTAAAAAAAATAAAAGATCTATAACTACTGTACTTTATTTGATAGAAACTACCTAACTCGTGGTTTAAAGAGAGACAAAATTAAAATGTTCCGAAAACTAAAAATAGTAATCAAATAATACTATATGCTACTGGAGAAATAGAATTGCAAGTAAAGGTAAGCCTAAAGTATGATAAAATCTAATAGGAGCTTAAAATGCGACTCTCAAAGTATGAAATAATATCTATAAAAAAATCCTTTAAGTCAGTATTTGAAGATGGAGAAATATATCTTTTTGGTTCTCGTGTAGATGATAGTTTAAAGGGTGGGGATATAGATTTGTATATTGATTTAAATTATCCTATAAATATAAAAGAAAGATTAGATAAAAAAAGTAAATTTAGAATGAAATTAGAAGATAAAATAGGTGAACAAAAGATAGATATAATTATCTCAAAAGATAAATCAAGACTAATCGAACAAGAAGCATCACAAAAAGGTATAAAACTATGAATTTATATGAAGAAAAACTCATAAAAATTTTTAATGAATGCGACAAGCATATTATTAGAATAACTAGTTCATCTGGCAAGATGAAGTCAAATATTCCTTTAAATAAAGATAAATATTTAAATTTATTGGATGATGAAGTTGAGTATATTGACCAGTTTTTATTTAGATTTTCTAAGCTCCAAGATTCTATCGGAGAAAAGTTGTTTAAGACAATCTTATTATACCTTGATGAAAAGATAGAAAATAAACCATTTATTGATATATTAAATAGGCTAGAAAAATTAGAATTGCTAGATGATGTTAATGTATGGCGAGAACTAAGAGATGATAGAAACAATCTAGCTCATAACTATGATGATGACCCAGAAGAAACATCTGAAGTTATAAATAAATTATATAGTAAAAAAGAGATGTTGATAAATATATATCAACACATAAAAGATTTTTATAACAAAAGGCAGGAAAGTAATCAATGATAGATATAGAAGCACTTATGCTACTCAAACCTGTTAAATTTGTCTTATGATATATAATTACTGTACCTTATTTGATAGCAGTTATCTCACTCGTGGTTTGGCTATGTATGAATCACTTAAAAAATATAGTGATAAGTTTCATCTTTATATTTTCGCTTTTGATGATAAAAGTTATGAGTTACTTAAAAGATTAGATTTAGAATTTGTAACTATTATATCTTTAAAAGAGTTTGAAGATGAAGTGTTATTAAAGCTTAAAAGTAGTAGAAGTACAGGGGAATATTGTTGGACTTGTACTCCATCTACTATAAAATATTGTATAGAAACTTATAGTTTATCTTCTTGTACTTATCTTGATGCAGATTTGTATTTCTTCTCTAATCCCTCGGTATTAATAGATGAAATGAAAGATAAGTCTGTTTTGATAACAGAGCATAGATATACTCCTATGTATGAGCAAAGTGCTACAAGTGGGATATATTGTGTACAGTTTATGACATTTAAAAATGATAAAAATGGCATGAAAGTGTTAAATTGGTGGATAGATGCTTGTAATGACTGGTGTTATGCGAGAAATGAAGATGGCAAATTTGGGGATCAAAAATATCTTGATGATTGGACGAACAGATTTGAGGGTGTGCATGTGTTAAAAAACTTAGGGGGAGGGGTTGCCCCATGGAATATTCAACAATATGATTTATCTGATAATAAATTTAAATTAATTTTTTATCATTTTCACAATTATAAAATACTTGAAGATGATAAAATTGAATTTGGGACGTATAAGTTAAATAACAATGATATAAAGATATTATACATACCATATACTAAACATCTTAAAAAAATTACAAAAGAGTTAAAATTAATAGATAAGATTAATGATTATAATGGGATAGTCGAAAAGAAACCTTTTCATTGGAAAGATTCATTAAGAGTATTAAAAAGAAAAACTAAAGGTACTTATAATGTATTTACTAGAAAAGAATTATTAGGACAATAGATGGCATATATACTAGACTTACCAACATTTACAGATGAGCGTGGAAATTTAACTGTGGTTGAAAAGATTTTACCTTTTGAGATAAAAAGATTTTATTATATTTATGATGTTACAGATAAAAGAGGTGGTCATAGACATAAAAAAACTATACAAGCACTTATATCTTTGGGTGGCTCTTGTGAGGTTTATGTAAATAATGGAAAAGAATCTAATAAATATATTCTTGATACTGCAAATAAATGCTTAATCTTAAACCCAGAAGATTGGCATACAATGGATAAGTTCTCTAAAAATAGTACATTATTAGTATTTGCATCAGAATTTTATGATAAAAATGATTATATAGATGAGAAATATTAGATGATAGAGTATGAGAATTTACAAAAAGTAAATGAAATACTTTTCGATAAATATAAAGAAAATTTTGATAAATTTATAAGAAGTGGTTGGTATATACTAGGAAACCAAGTTAATAAATTTGAAGAAGAATTTGCTGATTTTTGTAGTACAAAGTATTGTGTAGGGGTAGCATCTGGGCTTGATGCTTTGATTCTTACTATAGATGCTTTTGATTTTCCAAAAAATAGTGAAATCATAGTACCCTCAAATACATATATTGCAACAATATTAGCAATACTAAGAAATGGATTTATACCTATACTAGTCGAACCAAATATAGATACTTACAATATAGACCCAGATAAAATAGAAGATAAAATTACACAAAATACAAAAGCTATTTTAATAGTTCATCTTTATGGAAAATCATGTGAGATGAATAAGATTTCATCTATAGTGCATAAATATAATTTAGAACTAATAGAAGATTGTGCTCAGGCTCATGGTGCTAAATTTAAAGGTCAAAAAGTTGGTAGTTTTGGTATCGGATGTTTTAGTTTCTATCCTACTAAAAATTTAGGTGCTTTAGGTGATGGAGGAGCTATAACTTGTGATGATGAAAATTATAAAGATAAAATAAAATCACTTAGAAACTATGGTAGTAGTAAAAAATATTATAATGATGATTTGGGGTACAATTCAAGACTTGATGAAATTCAAGCAGGTTTTTTATCTATAAAACTTAAGATTTTAGATGATATAACCAATCATAAAAGAGAATTAGCTAAACTTTATTTGGATAAATTAGATAATAGATTTGTTAAACCTGTTGTAGATAAAGATTATTTCGATGTCTATCATATCTTTAATATAAGACATAAAAAAAGAAATGAATTAAAAAGATATTTATTAGATAATGGTATAAAAACAGAGATACACTATCCTCTTTCTCCCAATAAGCAAAAGTCAATGATTGACTATATTAATGGTGAATATCCAATTAGTGAAGAGATACACAACACAACCCTTAGTTTGCCAATTTCTTATTTTCATACTAAAGATGATGTGATGAAAGTAATAAATATAATGAATGGATGGTTAAAATGAAAGGTATAATATTAGCAGGTGGAAGTGGTACACGACTTTATCCAATAACAAAATCAATTAGTAAACAACTATTACCAATATATGACAAGCCTATGATTTATTATCCATTATCAGTATTAATGTTGGCGGGTATACAAGAGATATTAATCATCTCAACTCCTCATGATCTTTCTAAATTTGAAGAACTTTTAGGTGATGGTAGTGATTGGGGTATACAATTGGAATACAAAGTGCAACCCAGTCCAGATGGTTTAGCCCAAGCATTTATCTTAGGTGAAGAATTTATTGGTGATGAGAATGTTGCTCTAGTTTTAGGGGATAATATATTTTATGGGCATGGATTCACTCCTTTACTTCAAGACGCAGCAGCTTTAAAAGAAGGTGCTAAAGTCTTTGGGTATCAAGTTAAAGACCCTGAAAGATTTGGAGTAGTTGAGTTTGATAAAAATATGAATGCCATGAGTATTGAAGAAAAACCTAAAAAACCTAAATCAAATTTTGCAGTAACAGGACTATATTTTTATGATAATAATGTAATCGAAATTGCAAAAAATGTTAAACCATCTTCTCGTGGAGAACTTGAGATAACTTCTATAAATGAAGAATATTTAAAAAGAGGTAAACTTAAAGTAGAGCTTTTAGGTCGTGGATTTGCTTGGTTAGATACTGGTACTCATGATAGCTTAATAGAAGCAGGACAATTTGTACAAACAATTGAACATAGGCAAGGATACAAAATAGCTTGTCTTGAAGAGATAGCGTATAATAACGGTTGGATTAATAAACAAAAAGTATTGGAGATAGCAAAACCACTTTTAAAAAATGGATACGGAAAGTATTTAGAAGAATTGGTAGAAAATGATTGATAAATTTAATACTTGGAATGAATTAAAACAAAAATTAGAAAATAAAAGTTTAATGCCATATAAACAAGGTGAAATTTATTTTATGTCGGTTGGACAAAATATAGGGCATGAAGTATATGGTAAAGATGAACTGTTTCTAAGACCAGTATTGGTTTATAGAAAATTATCAAAACAAACTTTTATTGGTATTCCTCTTAGTTCTAAAGAAAAAATTGGAAGTTATTTTTTTAATTTTAAGTATACGAAAAAAACTAATAGTACAGCTTTGCTAAATCAGATAAGAGTATTTGACATAAAAAGGGCAGAATATTATCATGGACATATAAACAAACATTATTTTGGAAATTTAAAAAGTAAGCTTATTGACTTAATAGATGTTACCCCAAACCCAAAAGGGAAAGGGAGCGGGCATTCTTCAAAGAAGTTGCCGAAATGTGAAAAAAGTATAACATATAAAAATACTTTTGTCAAGAAAAATAATAAAAGTATACTAGTCACAGGGTGCGCAGGATTTATAGGTAGTAACTTTGTACCATATTTTTTAGATAAATATGAAAATTACAATATTATCAATCTTGATTTATTAACTTATGCTGGAGATTTAAGAAATCTAAAAGAGTGCGAAGATAATGTGAGATATAAATTTATCAAAGGTGATATCTGCAATAGAGAATTAGTAGAATTGATATTTAAAAAATATGATATAAAAGGCGTCATACATTTTGCAGCAGAATCTCATGTCGATAACTCTATTGAAAATCCTGGTGTATTCATCGAAACAAATGTGAATGGTACTTTTACTTTAGTTGATGTTGCTAAAAATCATTGGATGGAGAAACCTTTTAATTATAAACCTGAATATAAAGACTGTAGATTTCATCATATATCTACTGATGAAGTATATGGTACATTAAATGAAACAGATTTATTCACTGAAGACACACCTTATGCTCCAAACTCTCCTTACAGTGCTTCAAAAGCATCCTCAGATATGATAATAAGATCTTATCAAGAAACTTATGGGTTAAATACAGTTATAACAAATTGTAGTAATAATTATGGACCAAAACAACATGATGAAAAACTAATTCCTACTATTATAAGAAAAGCATTAGCAGATGAAGCTATACCAATTTATGGTGATGGTAAGAATATAAGAGATTGGTTATATGTACTTGACCATTGTAAAGGTATTGATTTAGTTTATCATACAGGAAAGCAATCCAATGTATATAATATTGGTGGAAGAAATGAAAGAACTAACCTACAAATAGTAGATGCTATTTGTACAATTCTTGATAAAAAAGTATCTTCAAAAACTTTATCTTCTTATAAAGATTTAATTACTTTCGTAGAAGATAGAGCAGGACATGATAGAAGATATGCAATAGATGCTACAAAAATTGAAGATACTCTTGGATGGAAAGCTGATAACAATTTTAACACTGGTATTGTGAAGACTATTGAGTGGTACTTGGAAAAATATGAATCATAAACCAAAAATATCAATCATAACAGTAGTCTATAACGGTGAAAAATTCTTAGAAGAAACTATGAAAAGTGTCATAAATCAAAATTATGAAAACATAGAATATATTTAAAATAATGGATAAATAGTTGAACATTAAAAGAGAAATTTCAGATAAATTAAAAATTGTATCATTAATCTCAATCATATTGGTTATTTACATTCATTCTTATAACTTGAAGTCTTCAGATGGGAGTATACTATTTAGTCTTGATACATCTTTTTCTTATTTAAACAGTTTTATACAAAATATTATATCTCAAGGTTTTTCAAGAATTTCAGTGCCTATATTTTTTATGATTTCAGGCTACCTATTTTTTACTAACTTTAATATTTTGTCGTATAAAAGTAAAGTTTTAAAAAGGGTATATACACTATTAATCCCTTATTTAT containing:
- a CDS encoding cytidylyltransferase domain-containing protein; protein product: MNFALIIPAQETNKYHKFGDLAPFGDTTLLEWKISQCKEFAKSSQIYISSSSSIIKDIALKEEVNFIKRHINLKYEDMISETIKNLNVEHIIWIHTTSPFMCSQIYSKMYDNYQDENLNSLVSVEIKKEYVFYKNKKLNFKDNFISRKSIDPIYIVTNGCFIINKNILQENKNLITVDTTFFEVDSFVATEIKEPSDYMIAKDMISIYFRKELNV
- a CDS encoding TIGR04325 family methyltransferase, whose translation is MKQFIKSLIPPILLNTVQKMRNNKYGWKGNYITWQEAQNDSTGYDTDKILQTVKNSLLKVKNGDAVYERDSVIFDEIQYSWQLLTGLMFCAAKMEGGGLKVLDFGGSLGSTYYQNKKFLDKLDDVSWGIVEQKHFVDIGKKEFEDERLKFFYDVNECVKKEKSNILLLSSVLQYIEKPYELLDDILKNDFEYILIDRTPFTKYIEKIKLQIVPETIYEASYPCRFFDESKFVKYFSDAGYNLFEEFNALDGETDEYKFKGMILEKASV
- a CDS encoding FdtA/QdtA family cupin domain-containing protein is translated as MAYILDLPTFTDERGNLTVVEKILPFEIKRFYYIYDVTDKRGGHRHKKTIQALISLGGSCEVYVNNGKESNKYILDTANKCLILNPEDWHTMDKFSKNSTLLVFASEFYDKNDYIDEKY
- a CDS encoding aldolase/citrate lyase family protein, whose protein sequence is MFSIEKRLYEQLCILRDEYKLEGIKAEFEAEGSSFRDLMRLRRLTSKANVKLFIKIGGVEAIRDIKDALEIDVDGLIAPMVESKFGAKKFFDSLEKIYGSHKIHTTLNLETKNAMNQLDEILEFANGKFDNITIGRSDLTASYFDDNIKPDSEFTFKLLNEIGQKIKDKHLTFTVGGSVSSKTIKKIENQYKGLIELIYKLETRKVILPMKSFIENKEAIKEAIKFEELYILSKKEFSDLHMASEIARLTELKRRM
- a CDS encoding cytidylyltransferase domain-containing protein codes for the protein MNIVALLTGRGNNTLANKNILPVLGKPLISYPANAAKKVDKINHFYISSDDEKILNVAVNLGYKKILRPKSLASASSKHIDAILHAVEYMKINDNIIPDILIVFLANSATVKSEWIEQGINYILKDNSISAVVPVYQEQDHHPYRAKRLNKDGSLDAFFDFTDIEVSTNRQELEPCYFLGHNFWVLNMKNSLYSKNGQKPWIFLGNNIKPIIVNECFDVHTLEDIKKSEIWLKNINEIY
- a CDS encoding class I SAM-dependent methyltransferase, coding for MFKKLKQLYINEQFNPKIIGLFINPFYFARKGLYQNVSSLVSKLNGRLLDVGCGTKPYENICDNVNEYIGLEIDDEGNRQHKFADIFYDGETIPFENKYFDSILSNQVFEHVFNPNKFLREINRVTKMGGVFLMTVPFVWDEHEQPYDYARYSSFGLKYILSENGFEIVEHRKSNNGLEVIFQLINDYIFKVTMTKSLYINILLMLILMAPVNIIGLILSKILPKNDDLYLDNIVLVKKIKDL
- a CDS encoding HAD family hydrolase, which encodes MKNVVFLDFDGVLFNTVKEAYIVSMIALNNENTINNLSFNSNEYKLFSKFRYLVSPAWNYKYILKLIIEDKINNFELNYRCLKNKANKNEYIKFEESYFNTRKKLKNLYFKKWLKLNEPYKFFELIKSFLINLADNFIIVTTKDKATVLKLLELNGIYFNSKHIYDNKDFEIFKDKANIIKDIMNIENITKAIFVDDNLDHLLLCKNINNLDVYQANWGYISEKDSNAVDEKTIISKIEKLIG
- a CDS encoding NAD-dependent epimerase/dehydratase family protein, whose amino-acid sequence is MYNILISGGAGFIGTALAKKLLTLNYKITIIDLENKFSSIHNEFDSYILDIIDYKNFEILKGKNYDIIFHLAAQTSSVISQEEPTLDVDTNVKGTLNICNFARECNAKKIVFASSMATYGNVEGKITEQSKQIPLSNYGVSKVSGEYYINMYNQFGIKNTIFRLFNVYGPGQDMSNLRQGMASIFMAQSITSNEIKVTGSFDRYRDFVYIDDVVEAIILGIDEKTDSSIYNVGSEKATTVAELLDLILEINDKPKGDFKVINIGSHDGDQFGSISDSSKLLELGWKADVSLLVGMKNMYMYAKKVLL
- a CDS encoding nucleotidyltransferase domain-containing protein; this translates as MRLSKYEIISIKKSFKSVFEDGEIYLFGSRVDDSLKGGDIDLYIDLNYPINIKERLDKKSKFRMKLEDKIGEQKIDIIISKDKSRLIEQEASQKGIKL